CAGCGTCTGCAGACCTGCGCCCGCGGCAAGCGCGGCGGGCAACGCGACGGCACCTTTCAGCACGTCGCGCCGGGAAATTGACACGTGCCACAGAGTACGACAGCAACATCACTTTTCACGACAGCGCCACTGGTCACACCTGCATCAAGATTTACTGTCACGGCGAGGTAGCCGAGCGAACACGAGCTGGCGTGAAATCCGCGATGAACTGCGGCGCGACCATTCCGATTCCTACGATTGGCCATGCCCTCGGACACCATCAGCGCTGGATCTGCTGTGGATGTCCCCGCCGGCGATCAAGAACCGCAGGTTGAGCTGATCGGCGTCCGAAAGGAGTTCGGCGGCGGCGTCGTGGCCGTCCAGAGCGCCGACCTCACAGTCGCGGACGGCGAACTGTTCGCGATCCTCGGCCCGTCCGGATCCGGAAAGACAACCGTCCTGCGCATGATCGCGGGATTCGAGCAGCCCACCGCCGGGACCATCAGGCTCGGCGGCGCAGACGTCACCGCCCGTCCGGCGCGACACCGCGACGTCAACACCGTGTTCCAGGAGTACGCACTGTTCCCGCACATGACCGTCGCGCAGAACGTCGAGTACGGCCTGAAGGTGCGCGGGGTCCCCAAGGCGGAGCGCAGACGTCGAACCAGCGACGAACTCGACTTGGTCCGGCTCACCGAGCATGCGTCCCGACGCCCGCAGCAGTTGTCGGGCGGGCAACGTCAGCGCGTCGCGCTCGCACGCGCACTGGTCGGACGGCCACGGGTGCTGCTGCTCGACGAGCCGCTCGGGGCGCTGGACCTCAAGCTGCGCGAGCAGATGCAGATCGAACTCAAGGAGATCCAGCGCGAAGTCGGCATCACGTTCGTGATCGTCACTCACGACCAGGACGAGGCGCTGAGCCTCTGCGATCGGCTCGCGGTGTTCAACCACGGGCGCATCGAGCAGGTCGGTCCGTCGCGCGAGGTCTACGAAAACCCGGTCAACAGATTCGTGGCTGATTTCGTCGGCACCTCGAACGTGCTTGTCGGCGCCGTCGCCGAAGCACTCGTGGGACGTTCCGGAACGTTCGTGGTACGGCCCGAGCGTATCGGCGTCTTCGCGGCAGACACCGACTCGGTGCCCGGCGTGCGCACGGTCGCGGCCACGGTGTCTGAGCTCATCTACGCCGGCCCCACCACCAGGATCACCGCGCGCACGCAGATCGGCGTCGATCTCACCGCCACGGTCCTCACCGCCAGCACCTGGCTGCCGCCCGACCTACATCACGGCAGTCCAATCACGTTGGCCTGGCCAGAAAAAGCGGTACACACCCTGACGAACGAGGAGTAGCGATGCCGTCCAGAACACGAGTCAGTCTTGTGCTCGCCGCGTGCGCCGCCCTCATGCTGGCCGGCATCACCGGATGCACCGACCAACCCGGCAGAGACGAGCCGCCGCCGAAGCTGGAGCCCATGGAGGCCATCGGCGACGGCGAGGGCGAGCTCAACCTGATCGCATGGGCGGGCTACGCCGAGGACGGTTCGAACGACAGCACCGCCGACTGGGTGACGCCGTTTGAGCGACAGACCGGTTGTCAGGTCAACGTGAAGCTCGGCAACACCTCCGACGAGATGGTGCAGCTGATGCGCAGTGGCCAGTACGACGGCGTATCCGCGTCCGGCGATGCGACGTTGCGGTTGATCTACGCCGGAGATGTCGCCCCGGTGAACACCGATCTCGTGCCGAACTACGCCTCTATTTCGCCGTTCCTCAAAGACAAACCGTGGAATTCGGTGGACGGCAAGATGTATGGGATCCCTCACGGCTGGGGCGCCAATCTGCTGATGTACAACATCGAGGTCGTTCGCGATGCCCCGAACTCATGGGCGGCGGTATTCGACGATGCGGACAAGTACAAGGGCAGGGTCACCGCGTACGACTCCCCCATCTACATTGCCGACGCGGCGCTGTACCTGTCCAAGTCGAAGCCGGAACTCGGCATCAAGGATCCGTACTCGCTGACGCCCGAACAGCTCGACGCGGCAACGGAATTGCTCAAGAAGCAGCGGGAGAGCATCGGCGAGTACTGGTCGGACTACACCAAGGAGGTGCAGGCGTTCGAATCCGGCACCTCGGTCATCGGTACGACATGGCAGGTCATCGCGAACACGATCGGCTCGGAAAACAGGGTGCAGGTCAACACCGTTCTGCCCAAAGAAGGTTCAACGGGGTGGTCGGACACCTGGATGATCTCGTCGAAGGCCGCGCACCCCAATTGCATGTACAAGTGGATGAATTGGATCTCCTCGCCGGAGGTCAATGCCCAGGTCGCCGAGTTCTTCGGCGAGGCTCCGGCCAACACCGAAGCGTGCAAGTACACCGTCGAACCGGACTTCTGCGACATCTACCACGCCACCGACGAAGACTTCGCCGCCAAGATCCATTACTGGACCACACCGCAGAAGAATTGCGTGGACGGCAGCGGGGATAATTGCACGGCCTACAACGAGTGGGTCGACAAGTGGCAGCAGATCAAGGGGTGATGTTGCGCGGGGCCGCCTCGTCGGGGTCCGTGCGACGGCGTATCAGCCTCGGCTTCCTGCTCGTGCCACCCTTGGCCTGGCTGGTGGTCGCATATCTCGGATCCCTTGCCGTGCTCCTGGTTTCGGCCTTCTGGAGCACAGACGCCTTCACCGGCGCGGTGGTGCACTCGTTCACCTTCGACAACATCGTGCGGGTGGCGACCGACGAGCTTTTCCGTACAGCGGCGGTACGCACCGTATCGGTGGCGCTGGCCGTCACCGTGATCTGCGCCGTGCTCGCCGTGCCGCTGGCGTTCTACATGGCCAAGGTCGCGTCACCGCGGGTGCGGCTCGCGCTCGTGGTCGCCGTGACGACCCCGCTGTGGGCCAGCTATCTGGTCAAGGCATACGCGTGGCGCATGCTTCTATCCCCCGAAGGCCCACTGGTCTGGGCGACCGACTACACACCCGGGTATGGCCTGGCCGCCACCATCGTGACACTGACCTACCTGTGGCTGCCCTACATGGTCCTTCCGGTGTTCGCGGCGTTCACCCGCGTTCCGGACTCGCTGCTCGACGCGAGCGCCGACCTCGGCGCCTCCGACATGTCCACCCTCCGAATGGTGCTGGCGCCGTTGGTGTTCCCCGGTATCGCCGCGGGCTCGATATTCACCTTCTCGCTGTCGCTCGGTGACTACATCGCGGTGACGATCGTCGGCGGCAAGACTCAATTGCTCGGCAACATCATCTACGGCCAACTCGTCACCGCCAACAACCAGCCGCTGGCCGCCGCGTTGTCGATCATCCCGCTGCTGGCGATTGTGGCGTATCTGTTGGCGATGCGGCGCACGGGCGCGCTGGAGAACATCTGATGCTGTCGAACACCGCCCGCCGCCTCGTCCGGGGCTGGACGCTGCTCGTGTTGCTCTTCCTCTATGCGCCACTGCTACTCGTGGTGATCAACGCGTTCAACACCTCCCGCACATTCGCGTTTCCCCCGACGGGATTCACGCTGCACTGGTGGACGGACGCCTGGAACAGCCACGGTATGTGGCAGTCACTCGTGAACTCGGTTGTCGTCGGTCTCGGCGCAACGGTCATCGCGCTGGTGTTGGGCACGATGGCAGCCTTCGCCGTGCAGCGTTACGACTTCTTCGGCAAGCATGTGGTGAGTCTGCTTGTGGTACTACCGATCACGCTGCCGGGGATCGTCACCGGCATTGCGCTGAATGCGACGTTCACATCCGCACTCGGCATGTCTCTGGGCATGGCCACCGTCATCATCGGGCACGCGACGTTCTGCATCGTGATCGTCTTCAACAACACTCAGGCGCGGCTGCGCCGGATGGGAAGCAGCCTGGAGGACGCCTCGGCCGACCTCGGCGCGTCGCCGTGGCAAACCTTCCGCTACGTGACCTTCCCGACGATGCGGGGATCGGTGGTCGCGGGTGCGGTGCTGGCGTTCGCCCTGTCCTTCGACGAGATCGTCGTCACGACGTTTACGGCAGGCCCGGCCGTGCAGACACTCCCGATCTGGATTTTCGGAAACCTCTTCCGGCCCAACCAGGCCCCCGTGATCAACGTCGTCGCCGCCGCGCTGACCATTGTCGCAATAATCCCGGTGTGGCTGGCGCAGCGCTTCGGCGGAGATCCTGCCGTCAGCCGGGTGTAGTGCCCGCACACCGGCGCAGGAGCTCGCTCAGCAAGCCGCCGGCTGGGTGGCCGGTGGCCACCGTCGCCAGCTGCCGCCGCAGCGACTCCTCCATGCGAATCGACAAGACGTGACCCCATAGCTCGCGGTAGTCCCTCGCCATCTGCCCCAGGTCGTCGAGCTCGCGCGGCTTAGGCCGATGGTCCTTCCCGAACTTCGCCTCGACGGAATCGCCAAGCGCTCGGACGAAGCCACTGACCAGGCCGTCGGCGGCGTCCCGCGACGACTCGTAGATTCGCAGCAGCGCGCGGACGTAAAGCAGCTGATCGGACGTGCGGCCCAGAATCTCGGCGATCGACGGGTCGACGACGACGACGCTGCCGGCCCGTGCCTCGGCGAAGCCGAGTTCGATCAACTTTCGCGCCGCCTCACTGTCGGGATCGATGCGGACGGCACGGGGTTTTGGGGCCGGCTCACCGCCGGAGGGCCGTTGGTCGCCGGCGTCGGACGCACCGTCGGGTTCGTCGTTCGGCGTGGGCCCCAACAGTGCTCGCTGGATACCCAGGATGTCGGCCAGGTCGGCGCCTTGACGCATGCTCGCGAAGAACTCGGCGATGTGGGCCGAGTTGAAGCCGCGGCGCAGCAGCTGGTTGATGGTGCGCAACTGTGACAGGTGGTAGTCGTCGTAGAACGCCGAACGGCCGACGCGGCGGGGCGCGTCGAGCAGCCCGCGTTCGCGGTAGGCGCGGATATTGCGGGCACTGACGCCGGATATCTGGGCGAGTTCTTCCAGACGGTACTCAGCCATTGAAAACCGCCCCGATCGACATCGGGGCGCGGAGTAGCCGTGGACCGCGACGGTTCATCGCTCCACTCTAGCGCGCACGTGCAGATTTAGCGAATGGTTACCTAACAGGAGAATGAGTATTTAGCTACTCCGGTAATGGGTTTCTATCTGCATATTTACCTCTGTGGTAATTTTTGATCATATTTGAATGCAACCTCTCAGCCAACTTTTTTCGTCGAGGCTGGCCGATCGGGTGAGTGATTTCACGGTTGACGGATTGGCTTCCTGAGCGGTCGTTGCGGGAGGATGAATTTGGCAGACATTAAGACAAATCGGCGGTAGTGAGGTTTCGGCGTGCGTCCCTGGATCGTGTGGACCACCGGACTCTTCGCCTATATCGTCGCCGTCCTCGACCGCACCACGCTCGGGGTTTCCGGCCTGGACGCGGCCGACCGATTCACCGCAAGCCCCACCGTCTTGTCGGCGTTTGTGGTGCTGCAGGTCGTCGTCTACGCGGGCGCGCAGGTACCGGCCGGGCTACTGCTCGATCGGTTCGGTTCCAAAACGCTGATCGTCGCGGGTGCCACGCTGATGGCGTCGGGCCAGCTGGCGTTGGCCTTCACCGAATCCCTGCCGGTCGCGATCGGTGCGCGCGCGGTCGTCGGACTGGGGGACGCGTTCACCTTCATCTCCGTGCTGCGCCTGGTTCCGCATTGGTTCAGCCCCCGGCAGGTGCCGCTGGTCACGCAGCTGACCGGGATCTGCGGCCAGCTCGGCCAGGTGCTGTCCGCCATCCCGTTCTTCGCTCTGCTCGCCGGCTCGGGCTGGACCACCGCCTACGTCTCGGTGGCCGCGCTGGGAGTGCTGTCGATCATCCTCACCCTGCTGCTGGTCCAGGACACTCCCGAGGGCCGCATCGTCGAAGCCGAAGCCACGTCGCTGCGCGAAATACTGGTCAGCGTGAAAACGGTGTGGCTGCGACCGGGGACCCGGTTGGGCTTCTTCACGCATATGGGCACACAGTTCTCGGTGACGGTGTTTGCGCTGATGTGGGGTGTGCCGTATCTGACTGTCGCTCAGGGTCTTTCGGCAACCATCGCAGGCACCTTGCTGACTCTGTCGGTGGTCGCCGCGATCTCTGCCGGCATTCTGGTCGGCATCTTCACCGGACGTCATCCGAACCGCAGGTCGCGGCTGGTGCTCTGCATCATCGCCAGCAACGCCGTCATCTGGTCCGTGGTGTTGGCGCTGCCCGGCCGGGCGCCGCTGTGGCTACTGGTGGTTCTCGTGGTGGTCATCTCGGTCGGCGGCCCCGGATCGATGGTCGGGTTCGACTTCGCCCGAACCTTCAATCCTCGGGCCACGCTCGGCACCGCGTCGGGCATGGTCAACATGGGCGGTTTCATCGCGTCGCTGTTGGTCATGCAGTTCATGGGCGTCATCCTCGACGCGGTGGGCGACATCTCGTTCGAATCGTTTCGGCTGGCGTGGACGGTTCAGTACGCCGTCTGGGCGCTTGCGGTGGTGGGCATCCTCATCACGCGCCGCAAGGCGCGCGCCGTGATGCGGGCGGAGAACGCAAGTCCACATCTCGTGATCGAGGGTTTCGAACCGCATCCCGCGCCGCGATAGCTCCGATCAAGCGGGTGTCGCCTTCTCCTTGGCACGGTGATGGCCAAGCAGTTCGTATCCGATCACCGTCACCAGCGGCGCCAATGTGACGACCAGCAGACAGTTCGCCATCGAACGGCCCGAATCGGCCAGCCACACCGCAACGGCCAGCACCACGGCGGTGAGTCCCAGCAGCAGCACGAGAACGGGTTCTGCCTTGCGCACGATCACCATGTAGAGCGCGTAGATAGAGGCGATGTACAGCCCAACCGGCACAGCGACAGTCAAGACGGTCTCGGCCGCACTCAGTTTCGAGTGGTGCTCGATGTAGTAGGCGGCGGCGTGCAGACCGGCGCCCGTTGCCACGATGGCGCCGTACATCACGATCGGCAGGTACCCGAACCAAAACGAGCGGTCGGGGTGGGCGTGCAGCAGTTCGGCGTGCGGCACCACGAAATACGACCACCACATGCCAAACGTGAGCCCCACGCCTGCGACGGCGACGAACGCGGCGTCGAACGTCCAGCCCTGCGCGCCGACCACGGCCGACAACGACGCCACCGTTCCGACCACACCTTCGCCGAGAGCGATGATCGCCAGCAGGCCGTAGCGTTCGGCAATGTGGTGCGCGTGCCACGGGGTGCCGCCCCTGCGGGTCTCGGCCAACAGCGGGCCCAGAGTCTCCACCCCGATCAGGAGTGCGACCACGATGAGCGTCACCGGAACCGACGTGTGCAGCAGCAGGGCGGCCAACCAGCCGACCTGTGCGAGGGTCACCCACAGCGCGTAGGTCAGGCACGCCGGCCGGTGTTCGGGGTCTTGGCTGGCCGCGCGTAACCACTGCCCCACCAGGGCAATTCGCATGACGATGTACCCGCCCACCATGACGCGGTTGTCGACGTGCTGGCCGTGTTCGATCGAGGCGAACATCGGCGGGAAGCCGAGCGCCATGATGATGACGCCGACCATCTGCAGCATCGTCATCAGCCGGTAGACCCAGTCGTCGGTGTCATACGCCGAGGCGAACCAGCTGAAGTTGATCCACGCCCAGCACACCGAGAACGTGGCGAGGGAGAAGCCGAGCAGGCCCGCGCCGATATGATTTTCGGCCAGGAGGTGGGCGAACTCATTGGCGGCGATGCCGAACGCGATGACGAACGTCAGGTCGAACAGCAGCTCCAGCGGCGTCGCAACACGGTGCTGTTCGTCGGGGTCACGACCCGTCATCCGGCGCACCCGGTGGTGGATGATCGTCGGTCGCTGCGCTTCAGTCATGTGGTCTGTCCTTTCCGGCTACATTTCACCGCATCCCCTGGCGAGGCACCGCACGACATCGGTGAGATATGGAGTAGCGCACTACTCACGCCCTGGCGGGTAGCGGGATCCACGATCGAAACGTGGACCAGTTCTCAGTGAGCCTGCTCGGCGACTTCGCGGTGTATCACGGCGATCGGCACGTCACCCTGCCTCCCGCCTCTCAACGGCTTGTCGCGCTCGTCGCGATGAAGCGCAAACCTGTGCACCGCCTCTGGGTGTGCACCAAGCTCTGGCCGAACGTCCATCTCCCCAAGGCCGTCGCGAGCCTGCGATCGGCGCTGTGGCGCCTCCGGCCCGCCGGCGCCGGGCCCCTGCTGACGGTGGATCCGCAGTACCTTCAGCTCTCTCCAGACGTCTACGTCGACTTTCACCACTCGGCCGATCTCATCGAGCTGCTGCTCGACGACAATGCCGACGCACAGTTGATGGCCGACTTGCTTCCGCTGCTTCGGGCGGGCGACCTCCTCGACAGGTGGTTCGAGCAGTGGGTCATCAGCGATCGCGACCACTACCACCTCAAGCGCAAGACGGCTCTGCAGATGATCGCCGACCGCTGCGCCGCCGAACCGAGGACCCCGTGAACGCGTTCTGGGTGGTGAGCATCTCGGTCTGCGTTCCGCTCGCCGCGATCGGCCTGTACAACCTGCAGGTGCGCCTGGAGCGGTGGGACCACGACCGGCACGCAGAAGACTGACGGTCGACCGGGGGGTCAGACCTTGCGAACTGGCCGGGGCAACAGCGCACCGCGGCGGGACGGTCCGCAGTGACAAGATGACAGCATGAGCGCAAGGCCGGGCCCCGACGCCGTCGCCGTCGTCTTGGCAGCCGGTCTGGGAACCCGGGTCGGCGCCGACGGTAACAAGGCCTATCTGCGGATCGCAGGCCGCTCCATGGTGGCGTGGTCGATCGACACGTTGACACGAGTGCCCGAGATCGCTCGCACCGTGCTGGTGTTCCGGCGCGGAGAGTACGAGTTGGCCAGGGATACGCTGCAGAGTGAAGTACCAACGGCCACAGTCGAGTTCGTCGAGGGAGGCGACACCAGGCACGCGTCGGAGTCCAATGTGCTGCGGTATCTTGCCACCGACATCGACTCTGGGGCCGTCGACGTCGTCATCATCCACGATGCCGCCCGGCCGGTCGCCGGGCCGGACATGTTCGTCACCGCGCTGTCGGTCGCCCGCGAGTTCGGTGGCGCCATCCCCGCGCTGCCGGTCGCGGATGTGATTCGCACCCGCGGCCATGACGTCGAATTGTTGGCCGGCTCCGCAGCATTGGTGCGCGTCCAGACCCCCCAGGCCTTTCGCGCAGCGACGCTGCTGCAGGCATACCGCGCGGCCGAACGTGAAGGGTTCGAGGGGACGGACACATCGTCGTGCGTGGAAGCGTTCACCGATGTCGAGGTCCGCACCTTCCGCGGCGAACAGCGCAACCTCAAGGTGACCTACGCTGCGGACATCGCGGTCGCCGAACGCCTTCTCACGCGCCGCTGATCCTGCTCGCGATGATCGCTTCGACGAACTCGGCGTCCTCGGGCAGCTCGGCACGGAACGCATCGGGGTCACCGTCGACGAAGGTGACGGGCACCGCGGCATCGATGGCCACCGCGATCTCGTCGAAGTCTGCCGACGCGCCCCGTTCGAGCAGTCCGGCCAACGCGTCGACGGTGAAACCGCGCGGATATTGGACGGCGCGCAACACCGACCGATCGACGGTGGCGGTGATCGACCCGTGTCCGTCGACGGCCTTGACACTGTCGGTCACCGCCAGTGCCGGCATCACGACTGCGCCACCACAGCGCATGCCTTCGACGACACGGGCGGCAAGGTCGGCCGGCGCCAACGGTGTGGCGATGTCGTAGACGAGCACGTGGCTCGTCGAGAACGCCGCTCGCTGCAGATATTCCAGCGCCGCGCCGAGACAGTCGGCCCTGTGAGCCAATCCACCTACCGCCGCGACACTCACCGCTGCCAGATCCCGGGACGCGAGAGCGGTGCGCACGTCGCCGACAAGCGACGCGGCAGTGGCGATGACAGTCCGACTCGGTTCTTCCACCGTGTCGAGCATCGATCGCACGATTCGGGGCAACGGCGGCTCGGTCCCCACCGATAGGAATGCTGCCGCCGGGTTGTCGACGACCGAAACCGGCAGCGGCACAACGGCCGAAAGCTCCACTTTCGCGCGCCGCTAGACCGGGTCGAAGGTGTTGATCAACCAGCGGCCGTCGATCTTCTTCAGTCCGACCTTGACGCTGCTCGCTGCGAACGAGCCGTCCGGATTCTCCTTGCTGGTGGTGACCTGGTTTACGAACACCAACACCGTGGCGGAGTCGGGTTGCATATCTGACACCGCTGCCCGCACTACCGATGCGGCCGTCTTGACCTGCTTTTCCTTGGCCGCGGGAGTGACGATCTGCTCGGTGAATTGCGTGTAATACGAGAGAAAGTCGCCGGTCAGATTCGACTTGGCGGCGGCGAAGTCCTTGTCGAGAGACTCCGGCGAATACGACAACAACGCCACGGTGCCGTTTTTCGCGGCTTCCAGAGCGACGTTCGTTGCGTCCGCGTTGGTCTGCTGGTCTATCCGGTACTGAGAGAAGTACAGCCACCCGGCAACGCCGGCGGAGGCAACCAGTGCGACCGCGACGAGGATGGCCCCGATATTTCGGCGGACGATGCCCCGGTCGCCGCCGCGCGCGGGCTTCTCATCGGATACCTTCTCGGCGGTGCCGTCGCTGGAATCGTCTGTCGATTCGCCGGACTCAGTGATCTCGACGGCTTGGCTACTTTCCTCGGCGGTCGGGTCGTCCGCCGGCACTGTGGTGTTCTCGTCGGCGCTCATGGCACGAACTCGACTTTCGCCATCTTGATCTGTCCGCCGTCCACTCGTTCCAGGCTGACCTGCAGTCGCCATGCGCGCGGCTCTTGTTTGGCGCCTGAGGAATTGGTCACGCGGGAGGTGGCCGCAACCAGCACGACCGCCTGATTCGGGGTCATCGATTCGACGGCGGCGGCAGTGACCGTGACGTCGGTGATGACTTTCGAATCCTGAGCGACCTTGACGAAATCCGCAGCCTGGTCTTCGAAGTCCGCTTTGAACTGGCCGGTGGTGTTCTCGATGATGCGCTGAACGTTGTCTTCGGCGGTGTTGAAGTCCAGCGACATCAGCGTCACGACTCCCTGCCGGCCGGCGGCGGCGAACTCTGCATTGAGCTGTTGATTCTCGGTTGCCTTCCGGTGCTCGTTCACCATGAGCACGCTGGCGGTTATCAATGCGGCGGTGCAGAGGACCGCGAGTGTCATCGCCACCACCTTGACGATGAGCCCCCAGCGGCGTCCCTTCGGAGCGGCCTCCTGGTCGTAATCAACGGCAGCGCCCTCGACGGCGGCCTGGGTCTCCACCGCTTCATCCGCCGCGACCTCGTCGTCGGCCTGGTTCTCCGCGTCGGCCTCGGCTTTGGCTTTGGCTTCGGCCTCCTGCGCCTCGCGACGCAACCGGATCGCCTTTGCCTTCGCGCGCGCCGCGGCGGCAGCGGCTTCGGCCTCGGCCGCCTCGGCTTCGGCCTCCTCGGCCAGTGTCAGCGCATCGTCGGTCGTGCCGTCCGCCTCCAGTGGCGGTTCCACGGCGCGCTGATCAGTGTCGGTCGCCGACGCGCGGCGCCTGAATGACGGCACAGCGACCTCCTTGTCTGTATGTCCCACTACTTACGAGAATGCCATTTTCTTTTATTGCGTATCGCCGCGACGATACCCTCCACTCAAAGGCCGGACTGATGCCGCCCTTCCTGCGGAAATGCTATTTACACGCTGTGCACGCGCTCAGCTGTGCAGCTTCTTCAAGTCGTCCTTCACCACCTTGCCGGTGGCGTTCAACGGCAGCTTGTCGAGGAACTCTACATACCGGGGCACCTTGAAACCCGCCATTCGTCCGCGGCTCCACTCGATGACGTCGTCGCTGCTCATCGCTCCTGCGTCGGCCTTCACCACGATGAACGCCTTGCCCACCTGACCCATCCGCTCGTCCGGCACGCCGATGACCGCGGCCTGCGCGATCGCCGGATGCTCGAGCAGAAAGCCCTCGATCTCGGCGGGATAGGCGTTGAATCCGCCGACGATGAACATGTCCTTCTTGCGGCCGACGATCCGCAGCCGTCCCGCGGCGTCGAGGGTGCCCAGATCGCCGGTGTGCAGCCAGCCGTCGCGATCGATCGCCTCGGCGGTGGCGACGGGGTCATCGAGGTACCCCTGCATGACGTTGTAGCCACGCACCAACACTTCGCCGTCATCGGCGATCCGCACCTCGACGTCCTCGCACGGCAGGCCCGCCGTGGTCGCGACGTCCTCGGGTGAATCACCCGGCCGAGACAACGTGACGTTACCCGCCTCGGTGAGCCCGTAGCCGGTCATCAGCGATTCGAAGGGCAGGTCGTCGCGAATGCGCCTGATGAGTTCGACCGGGATGTCTGCGGCGCCCGTAACCGCGGCCCGCAGCGTGGCGAGCTTGGTCTTGTCAGCGACCGTGAGCAGCGAGTGGTAAAGCGTCGGCGGGCCGGGCAGCATCGTGATGCGTTCGGCCGCAACGAGTTCCACCACACGATCGATGTCGAACACCGCAAGCGGCACCATTGTCGCGCCGCGCAGGAACGACGCGACCAAACCGGCCTTCAACCCGAAGGTGTGGAAGTACGGGTTGATCATCAGGTAGCGGTCACCTTCACGGAGGTCCGCCAGCGTGGCCCACTCCTCGTAGGCTCGTAGCGTCTGCAGATGATTCATCCTGGCGCCCTTGGGCCTGCCGGTCGTGCCCGATGTGAAGATGATGTCGGAGATGTCGTCCCCGCTGACCTGACGATGCAGAGGTGAACCAGAGGCCAGGAAGCCGGACTTCAAGTCGATGACCGGCGGACGCCGGCCGGTGTTCAAAGAGGGCAGAGAGTAATCCTGGTTCAGGAAACCCTGTTGGACCATGACGGCCTTGGCCCCACTGCGGACGATGATGTCGCCGGCCTCGTCAGCCTTGAACCGCGTGTTCACCGGGACCAGCACCGCACCCGCGGTCATGATTCCGAACGCGGCGATCATCCATTCCGCGGAGTTTGGCGCCCAGATGGCTACCCGATCGCCCTTCTCGATACCGAGGTCCGCGAACGCCCCTGCCGCACAACGGATCCGATCGACGACTCCGGAAAAGGTGATGCGCAGCGAACCGTCGACAACCGCTTCTGCATCGCCGAAGCGGTCCGCCGCGCTCAAGACCATCTCGGGGATGGTCTGGAAAGGTTGACTACCCGTCACACGGTGACAAGGCGGCCGAGGTTGCCGCCCATGATCTTCGCCTGGTCTTCGAGCGCAAGATGTTCGAGCGCGGTCACGTAGTGGGTCGGCTCAGCCAGGCCCTCCGGGTGCGGCCAGTCGGAGCCGTACAGCACCTGTTCCACGCCGATCAGGTTGATGAGCTCGTCGATGCCCTCCTCGTAGAACGGGCTGACGTAGATGCGGTTCTTGATCTCCTCGATCGGGTTGCCGAGGAAGGCCTCCGGCGCCTTCTTCCATACCTCTGCCATTGAATCCAACAGCGGGAACATCC
The sequence above is drawn from the Mycobacterium gallinarum genome and encodes:
- a CDS encoding MerR family transcriptional regulator, encoding MAEYRLEELAQISGVSARNIRAYRERGLLDAPRRVGRSAFYDDYHLSQLRTINQLLRRGFNSAHIAEFFASMRQGADLADILGIQRALLGPTPNDEPDGASDAGDQRPSGGEPAPKPRAVRIDPDSEAARKLIELGFAEARAGSVVVVDPSIAEILGRTSDQLLYVRALLRIYESSRDAADGLVSGFVRALGDSVEAKFGKDHRPKPRELDDLGQMARDYRELWGHVLSIRMEESLRRQLATVATGHPAGGLLSELLRRCAGTTPG
- a CDS encoding ABC transporter substrate-binding protein codes for the protein MPSRTRVSLVLAACAALMLAGITGCTDQPGRDEPPPKLEPMEAIGDGEGELNLIAWAGYAEDGSNDSTADWVTPFERQTGCQVNVKLGNTSDEMVQLMRSGQYDGVSASGDATLRLIYAGDVAPVNTDLVPNYASISPFLKDKPWNSVDGKMYGIPHGWGANLLMYNIEVVRDAPNSWAAVFDDADKYKGRVTAYDSPIYIADAALYLSKSKPELGIKDPYSLTPEQLDAATELLKKQRESIGEYWSDYTKEVQAFESGTSVIGTTWQVIANTIGSENRVQVNTVLPKEGSTGWSDTWMISSKAAHPNCMYKWMNWISSPEVNAQVAEFFGEAPANTEACKYTVEPDFCDIYHATDEDFAAKIHYWTTPQKNCVDGSGDNCTAYNEWVDKWQQIKG
- a CDS encoding ABC transporter permease, which produces MLRGAASSGSVRRRISLGFLLVPPLAWLVVAYLGSLAVLLVSAFWSTDAFTGAVVHSFTFDNIVRVATDELFRTAAVRTVSVALAVTVICAVLAVPLAFYMAKVASPRVRLALVVAVTTPLWASYLVKAYAWRMLLSPEGPLVWATDYTPGYGLAATIVTLTYLWLPYMVLPVFAAFTRVPDSLLDASADLGASDMSTLRMVLAPLVFPGIAAGSIFTFSLSLGDYIAVTIVGGKTQLLGNIIYGQLVTANNQPLAAALSIIPLLAIVAYLLAMRRTGALENI
- a CDS encoding ABC transporter ATP-binding protein, translating into MPSDTISAGSAVDVPAGDQEPQVELIGVRKEFGGGVVAVQSADLTVADGELFAILGPSGSGKTTVLRMIAGFEQPTAGTIRLGGADVTARPARHRDVNTVFQEYALFPHMTVAQNVEYGLKVRGVPKAERRRRTSDELDLVRLTEHASRRPQQLSGGQRQRVALARALVGRPRVLLLDEPLGALDLKLREQMQIELKEIQREVGITFVIVTHDQDEALSLCDRLAVFNHGRIEQVGPSREVYENPVNRFVADFVGTSNVLVGAVAEALVGRSGTFVVRPERIGVFAADTDSVPGVRTVAATVSELIYAGPTTRITARTQIGVDLTATVLTASTWLPPDLHHGSPITLAWPEKAVHTLTNEE
- a CDS encoding ABC transporter permease, with protein sequence MLSNTARRLVRGWTLLVLLFLYAPLLLVVINAFNTSRTFAFPPTGFTLHWWTDAWNSHGMWQSLVNSVVVGLGATVIALVLGTMAAFAVQRYDFFGKHVVSLLVVLPITLPGIVTGIALNATFTSALGMSLGMATVIIGHATFCIVIVFNNTQARLRRMGSSLEDASADLGASPWQTFRYVTFPTMRGSVVAGAVLAFALSFDEIVVTTFTAGPAVQTLPIWIFGNLFRPNQAPVINVVAAALTIVAIIPVWLAQRFGGDPAVSRV
- a CDS encoding MFS transporter, giving the protein MRPWIVWTTGLFAYIVAVLDRTTLGVSGLDAADRFTASPTVLSAFVVLQVVVYAGAQVPAGLLLDRFGSKTLIVAGATLMASGQLALAFTESLPVAIGARAVVGLGDAFTFISVLRLVPHWFSPRQVPLVTQLTGICGQLGQVLSAIPFFALLAGSGWTTAYVSVAALGVLSIILTLLLVQDTPEGRIVEAEATSLREILVSVKTVWLRPGTRLGFFTHMGTQFSVTVFALMWGVPYLTVAQGLSATIAGTLLTLSVVAAISAGILVGIFTGRHPNRRSRLVLCIIASNAVIWSVVLALPGRAPLWLLVVLVVVISVGGPGSMVGFDFARTFNPRATLGTASGMVNMGGFIASLLVMQFMGVILDAVGDISFESFRLAWTVQYAVWALAVVGILITRRKARAVMRAENASPHLVIEGFEPHPAPR